The window GCAGGGGCAGAGGAGGGTAAAATACTGCTGACTcagtggagcagcagctctgatgcTAATCTTCTTGATTTCTGCAGGCGAAGGAAAGGGAACTGGAACTGAAAAACACATGGTCTGAAAATAAGCTCAGTCGACGTCAGACTCAAGCCAAATACGGATTCTAACACCTCCGTCCCATGTTTTGGCTCTTGTCCCAGGTGACTTACTGTGTCAGACCTCTCCTGGCCTTCAGAGACCGGCCGGGCTGGTGTTGAGTGCTGTCTGCTCGGTGGGTGGGAGGATATTGCACTCCCCTGTCAGGAAAAAGGTTTCCTGTGAACCATTCCTGAAACTCCACCTGTAATGGTTCCCCCCTCCCTAACAAACAATAATGTGGAAGGTTCAAATCTGGTCTGTTCTATACAGCCAGCGACAGtcccagggcagctgcaggagctgtgcctgGTGCAAGGCTTGGAGCTGCTGTCCTGTaggtgcagggctgtgtgtctGAAGCAGCCTCATCACTGGAACCTGAGGCAGAGTCTCTAAACTTCCATGTCCCACTTTGCTCCTTCCTCAGACTCGCTGTACATCAAGAGTGtcactttttccttctaaaagaCGCTTTCAAGAGCGAtcctgtttgttgtttttctttcagttgttgtttttaaatgagacACGGTCGTGGCTGTTTAATTTTGGCTGAGTAAATCCCGTGCTCCTCTCACACGAACGtggatttttatgtttttttttttttggtgtgtgtgtatgtggcCAAGTTATTGTTTTTTGCTCTTGGCTACACCAGCCTGTCCATCTCAAACCACGCTGAGGGGAAGCtcgtttttttttgttacaaagGAGAAGCAGAGTGACAGATCAGAGCTTGGAACAGAAGTGAAAGTACTGCAGTGTTGAGtgcagaaagcaatgaagaCCTCAGCCAGcacaagctgctgctgagaacCTTTGGGTATACCTGATGGTTGTGTGTACATtgcttcccttttccccttcctcctccctctgaCCCAAGGCCGACAGTGCTGTAACAATCTGATCTCCACGCTTATTGAACTGAGTATCCCAGTTTCCTGGGAGCAGGCACAATGAAAGCTGCCTactgtacatttatttttcagctttttagcTTGTTTGTATGAATTTTGTTTCCTATAAAGGCATCACATCTGTTTAAGTGTTAACATTACCCTCTGGGCTGGGAAGAGGAGACAGTGAGGAGACAGccttaactttttaaaaattcaattgATTTTAAGGTATTAGGTCTAGGTGATGTGACTGCAAATCATGTGCAACCTCACCAGCCCGACCCATGCATCCTTAGCCAAATCTCTGTGGCCTCTCTTAGCTCGTTGTTCACCCAGTGTGTGATGCTGAAGGAAGCAGGGAGCTGGTCTGGTTCTTTAACTCACATTCCCGACACTGAGGGTTGTATCTGTTGTAACTGCAGCTAAAACAGCTAATAGTGGTTACTCCATTTAGGAAAAACCCCATGAGGTTGTTTTTCTCCCATTGCCTGTTTAAAAAAAGGAGCcaagaaaacaaaccccaatgaaagaatttgtttcttagaatatttaaaagaagaaatgtaactTCTAGTTTAGTTTCCTGGATGTTTTAGTACTTTGCAGAGCCAAGTTTGAGTATCCGAATGACCAAAATAAAGTTACTGTTGAGTAATTTATTCATATCTTATATGTACAGTGAAATCCTCTGACAGGAGATTTGATAAAGGAATAAACTTTTAAATGAACTGAACcacagctgtttgcagtgtgaGGCGCAAGGTGAGGATGGTGGGTTGGGTTCTGCTGGgctgcccagctgctgttgGGTTCATTGccctctgctgtgtgtgcagtgaGGGTCAGGTGTCCCAAatgtggggcagcagcacctggagGGCTTCTCCCCACTGCAGCTTTGTGGCTCTCAGCTCCTCTGGCTTCATCCTGCCGGTCCCTCCTGGGGACTGAGGGCAGCTTTCAAatccttgtgtttctttttgccttttcaatATGTAATTGCTCATTTTTAACACTAGAGGGGACTTAGGAGGATGGCAATCACGGCTGacttttgctctgcttttagcCATTTATGAGCAACGACACAAAGGCTTGTGAAAAACGGAAGTGATTTTCTTAGAGATAGAAGCTTAGACCtctgttcttcttttcagtCCTCCTTTTGAAGCTCCAACACACCCAAATTTGGGTCTCTGGCTGCTCTCACACGCTTTTCCCTTCTGTTGTCGCTGTGCATACCAGGACTGATGAGAACCACACTCACTGTCACTGCACACTGGGGGCAGAGTGAGGAAGTGGGGTTGTGCAATGGGGCAGCACTGGCTCAGTCTCTTCCTCGTGTCCTTTTCTGGGGtttggtgctgctctgtgcttggtGGCTGAGCAAGCAGGTAGAACTCAAGGCATGTGTTGGCAGGACCAGGCTTGTTTGAGCAGCCAGCAAATGCTGCACTGATGGCAACAGGCCTGCCCGAAACCCATCTGGTTCTGCTCTAATAGCCCTTTCCTCCACCCTGATTCTATTCATAGCAATCTCTTTCTGCAAAGATAAATTAAATCTGTTCTTCCCCATCCCCTTTGAACAGGGCTTGGGAACAGGCAACCGTGCCAGGAAAGGCGTGCGAATCCCAATGCAGAGCTGATGGATGCTGCTGGTATGCCTGGGACTGCCTCCAAGGTCCAGGGGTCTCCCTCTGCcctgcaagagcagagcaggcagacCTTGTGCCAACAAGAGGCTGGGCATTGCCATGGCCCTACCTGTATACCTTAGGGGTGGCCTCTAGGAACCTGCTCGTAAATGTTCTCTGGGGCTGCGGCTTGCTTGGTGCTGCTCATCCTCGGGCTGTACACGGGGTCATCAAACTCCAGTGCTGAGTTCATTGGGACCGGGGGAATCTGCAGGAAGGGAAACTGCTGAGATGATGACTTGGTGCTGGCTGAGGGCTGGGCTGATGGAGGGCAGCCTGGTTCTGCACTCGAGTTTCTGCCCTATGGCACATGCATGGAAACGCACCTCTGGGGCCGGCCGGGGTCGTGTTCTCTGCATGGTGCCTGCAGTGGGAGTCGCTGGCAGCTGCCTTCTGTGGAAGCCCTGGCTTGAGAGGCTGCGGGACAGCTGTCGGCGTGGAAATGTGGGGGCCAGCATGGATCCAGGGCCCCGTGTGCTGCCGCGGGGCGGTGGCTCCTGCCGGGCTGTGGCCACCTCTGCATAGATGTTAGCCTCAGGGTTGGGGCTGGAGCCCCAGCCCATGGCATAGAAGGGAATGGGCtccacaggcagggctgtgccctcATGGGGCTCTGCGTAAGTGTGGAAGCGCACGAGCTGCTGGTACTTGGCATCAAGCATCTCAACAGGGATGGCTTCATGGTGTGTCTGTGTGGAGGGGCTGTTGGCTTCTGCTCCTTcgctgccagcagggctgcgTGGTCCCTGGGTGGCCACTGAAGAGCTGACCTTGGCAGGGAGTGgcagggggatgctgggggCCTGGAGAGGGAGGGAATGCTGAGGGCAGAGTGGGGATGGGACTGATCCCAATGGACCAgctgcatccccatcccagcaACTGGGGCCAACAGCATTCCCACCCCAGCTGCATCCCCATGGACCACCAGCATTCCCACCCCAGCTGCATCCCCATGGACCACCAGCATTCCCACCCCAGCTGCATCCCCATGGACCACCAGCTTCCCTACCCCATCAGCTCCCATCCTTCCATGTGCTCtgaccaggctgccctgggaggcaCCTCTGTGCCCCTGGTCTTGTCTTTACCTGCTCAGGGCTActctctgctgcctgcccaTCTCCTGGCGCCCGCTTGGCTGTGGTGCTGTATGCTGGGTGGTTTGCTGATGCCTTGCAGGATGGGGAGCTGCTATCTGGGGTGCACATCACTCCACAGGCCTTGTCCTGCAGAGTGCAAAGGGTGATAGGAGGGTGGGGGGCACGAGGCCAGGACTGGCCCAGCCATGATGTTGTGTGGTCCCCAGGGTGGTGGTGTCACTGAAGTGCCAACCCCAGATGAGATGCTTTGATTTCCCTGGCCTGGGTTCCCTGATTTCCCTGGGAAAAGCAGCCCAAGTGAagcaggaaagctgctgctcctcccacGTCCTGCTGGGGCTAACGAAGCAGCTAATTGCTGCAATGAGCAGGCATGCTTACCTGTCCCCGTGGCACGGTCAGCAGCTCACCATAGGGTGGGATGGGAATGCGGGCgtagtgctgcagcagctcggCCAGTTCAGGGTGGGCGCTGTGCTCACCTAGGATCACGTAGTGCCCATTGGGCAGCTGGTCCAGCACAAAGTGTCGGCAGCGCTCTCTGCCCCTGCGGGGGAGGACAGAGGGGTTGGTAGTGGCACAGCGTGGGGTTGAGCGTGCCCATACCCCTGACCTGGGCTCCCTCACCTGTAGGACAGCACAAAACCCACTGTGCTCTCGCTGAAGCGCACCAGGAAGCAGCCCAGCGGCTCATCCTGCAGCATCTGCTCCGTGTCCCTGCAAGGAAGGGATCCCAGGGCTTCACCCACCTGTGGGAGCAGCCGATGGGTGTGCGGGACCACCCCTGGGACTCCTTGCTCACCTGCGACTGATGAAGCCGTGGAACCAGGCTGGCAGGTTGCCCGTGGCTCCCAGCCGATGCACTTGCGTCTGCTCAAACCACAGCTTGGTGCGTGCCCGCAGGGATGCTGCAACCTCCCCGGGCTgcgagcagccctgcagcacgggGCAGGGAGCGAcgggcagctggggctgggggcactcagctgctccctgtccCCCCCTGCCCCGTGCATCACACTGCTCCACACTCCGGGGCTGCAGCGGGGTCGTGCCATGTCCTGGCTGGATGCTGCGTTCCTTGTCTTCAGCGATGCCTTTGAAGGTGATGAAGAGGGGCTGGGCGTCATCCATGGAGCCACCTGTCCTCAGGTTGCAGAAAGGAGCGGGCTGAGGGTCCCAGCAGCCCCCCATGCTGCCCCATAGGGTGCTGctccttgctctttttcttcctggtcGCCCTAATGGCGCTGCTAGGAACCCGAAGCTCTGGGAAGAACCAACCCTGTGTGTGACACAGGCTCTGCGTGCACGCAGGGCTCATCTGAGTGCCGCCAACGCTCGGCCAAAGTTAATCCTGAGCAGATGCTCGAGGGGGTGGAAGTGGCCACGCTGTGTCACAGCTCTGAGTCACCGGGACCGGACCAAGCCCGTCCAAACTGGGGTCCTGGAAGGCCGAGAGCGCCCGGCTGGGACCTTAACACAGCACTGAGAGGACCTGGGAGCTGCGTGCACCCATAATGGTCCCACGTCCAAAGAGGCACTaaaaggagcagagaaggcCCACCAAAACCTGCTCCCCACATGCCTTTGTTCTCCATCGCCATCCATCATGGGGGCAACCCCTCCATGCCCCTGTTCCACTCTTTGCTTCCCGACCTTTTTGCTCCCACCTCAGCACACAGACCCCTGGGACACCCCCAACCCACTCCCAGCCCTCACCCCTACCTCCACTGGGACCAGGGGGCCGTGGGGTGGGCAGCGCTGGTGCTGCTTGCAGCACGGTGATGGGCAGGAAGCGGCGAGCTGCGCGCCGGGGCCACGTCACGGAACAAcggcgggggctgcgggtggCACTGTGGGAGCGTCTCTTTGCCCTCTTTCCCTTCACCCTGAGCACGTTCAGCTGCTGATGGCTGTAAAGCCATGCAAGCATTACCTGGGTGCATGGGGTGCACCTGGCGCTTGCCGTGCCAACAAGGCGCGTTGCagctgggggtgcagggctggctgggtTCCCTTTTCCCTGCACCCACAAAACCTCTTCGTCCCATCTGCACCCCTGGTTCTTGCACAGAGCCCaacctggagctgtgctggagccgGGTTGCAGCCCTGCACTGGAGCTTTGCACACCTGCGGTGGGGACagagcacccccagccccacggcgTGGTGTCCCCCCGGCTCTCTCCACCTTAAGAAACCTgttcctcctctctgccctcACACCCTGCGCCGTTTCCCCTCCGGGCAGCCGGGTTACACTATTTCTATCGGTGGTCAGGCAGGTTTCCTGTTTGCAACCCTGGCGCTCACGGCTGCGGACGGAGCAGCCACGGCCCCAAAGCTACTCCTCGAGGATGTGACCCTACAAGGCCTATCCCAGCCCCTGTGCAGCTGTCCGGGCGCTGCCGGGCGGGGACAGCGTGGGGGGATTTCTCACGAGACCTTGGAAGCAGACGCGCAGCTCTTGGCGTTTCCTGCTGTTTGTTCCCTGAGCCGCTGCCCAGCGGATCCCAAGAATCACAGCAGCTTCTAGGAACCCGGAGCACAGCAGCGGCACGGAGCAGAAGGTGGCACTGTCCCACGAAGGGTCATCATCCTCATCTCCGGAACTGAGAGAGAGGTAAGGGTGCCTTGAGCTGGGGTGCACAGCAAAGCCCTGCGCAGAGGACAACATTGCCTTGAGGACAACGGTGCCGTTGTCAGCGCAAAAGCTGTctcagaccccccccccccacccaagggcccccacagctctgtcaCATGTTGGGGACGGTCAGCCGGCTCCAGCCTACGTGGATCCgaggctgtgcagtgcctggCGGGGTGCCCGGGGGTGGCACGGGGCTGTCACCATGCAGAGCAGCCATCCATGGGGCTGACGGTGCTGGGAGCGAGCAGAGCGTGGAGGGGGAAGGCTCAGGGtgaggctctgggctggagaCAGCTCTGCTTGGCCATCGATGGGGACAGCCATGCACAAAGCTGCCGGGTCTCGTGCTCCCTCATTGCGTTCCCTTATTGAAGTGTTTTTTCCTGCTGGAGGGGGACTCTGCCTCTTGCATTGGGTGCTACCCCCCAGCGCAGCACACTCGGCCACACGCCCTGCCTCCGTTTCCCTCTTTGCCTGGGAGCTGCGCCATCGGTGTGGTGAGTTTGGGGGGGCTCTTCTTGGCCCTACTGCcccccttcccatcccctctGTCTGTTTGTCTTTGCAGCAATGGCTGAGGATGGCAGGGCTGCCTCCGATAGCCCCCAGGTGAGAGCAACAGGAGGGCTCCTGGGGGTGCAAActgggggaggaggggcagGAGACACCGGTGAACCCCCTGCAGCGTGCACCAGGGGAATGTGGTGCCGCCCATGGGGGTCTTTGTTTGGGTGCCCCCCATGGGGCTAAGCTGGCTCTGTGCGCTCCTGCAGGCGGTCGCCCTGCATGCACGCAGTGTGGAGGAGCTGTATGAGCTGCTGGAGACGCTGGGCAGGTGAGTAGGCTGGTGTGGGGTGTGAGGAGTAGTGGCACTACAGCCGTgcccacctccccatccccacccatgCCCTGGGTTCCCTCGCAGTGGGCACTTTGGAGTGGTGAGGCGGTGCCGGGAGCGCAGCACCGGTGCTTTCTATGCTGCCAAATTTGTGAAGACACGGCGGTGCCGGGGCAGCCGACGGGGCCTGGAGAGGGTGCAGGTGGAGCAGGAGGTGGCCATCCTGCGGGACCTGCAGCACCCCAACATCATGCGGCTGCACGACCTCTTCACCTGCAGAGCTGAGatggtgctggtgctggagctGTGAGCGGGGTCctggggttgggctgggggggggatATTGGCATTGTGcgccccccaaattcccccagcattgccctgccctgcaggatgCGTGGTGGGGAACTCTTTGACTTCATTGCGGAGAAGGAGATGCTGTCGGAGGAGGAGGCCATCGAGTTCCTCGAGCAGATCCTGCTTGGGGTGCAGTACCTTCATGGGCGCCGCATCGCCCACTTTGACCTCAAGGTGCCTGTGCAGGTCCCTGGCTGACCTGGGGTGTCCCCCCCGCCCTATGGCTGCATCCTACTTGGGGGTGGTTCTGGGGTATTTTATtgccccccaccctcccccctgCAGCCTGAGAACATCATGCTGCAGGAGAAGGACGTCCCCAAGCCCCAGATCAAGATCATTGACTTCGGCCTGGCTCAGAAGCTGGAGGATGGTGTCATCTTCAAGAGCCTCTGCGGGACCCCCCAGTACATCGGTATGGAGCTCCTGGCTGGTCTGGGTGGGCAGTGGGACCCCTGGAGACCCAGCTGTAAGGGGGCAGATGAGAGCTGGGACAGCTTCACTGGGAGGGGGACCTGCGTGATGGGGACATATTGGGGTGCCCGTGTGGTGGTCCCACCTGACATGCCCCCCCTGCTCTGCCTTCACCCCTAGCTCCCGAAGTGATCAACTACGAACCACTGAGCTCCGCCACCGACATGTGGTGAGGAGGGGTCTCAGGGGGACCCACGGTGCCACTGTGGGGACCCCCGGAGG of the Gallus gallus isolate bGalGal1 chromosome 25, bGalGal1.mat.broiler.GRCg7b, whole genome shotgun sequence genome contains:
- the SH2D2A gene encoding SH2 domain-containing protein 2A isoform X2, producing MGGCWDPQPAPFCNLRTGGSMDDAQPLFITFKGIAEDKERSIQPGHGTTPLQPRSVEQCDARGRGGQGAAECPQPQLPVAPCPVLQGCSQPGEVAASLRARTKLWFEQTQVHRLGATGNLPAWFHGFISRRDTEQMLQDEPLGCFLVRFSESTVGFVLSYRGRERCRHFVLDQLPNGHYVILGEHSAHPELAELLQHYARIPIPPYGELLTVPRGQDKACGVMCTPDSSSPSCKASANHPAYSTTAKRAPGDGQAAESSPEQAPSIPLPLPAKVSSSVATQGPRSPAGSEGAEANSPSTQTHHEAIPVEMLDAKYQQLVRFHTYAEPHEGTALPVEPIPFYAMGWGSSPNPEANIYAEVATARQEPPPRGSTRGPGSMLAPTFPRRQLSRSLSSQGFHRRQLPATPTAGTMQRTRPRPAPEIPPVPMNSALEFDDPVYSPRMSSTKQAAAPENIYEQVPRGHP
- the LOC100857512 gene encoding death-associated protein kinase 2 isoform X4 produces the protein MAEDGRAASDSPQAVALHARSVEELYELLETLGSGHFGVVRRCRERSTGAFYAAKFVKTRRCRGSRRGLERVQVEQEVAILRDLQHPNIMRLHDLFTCRAEMVLVLELMRGGELFDFIAEKEMLSEEEAIEFLEQILLGVQYLHGRRIAHFDLKPENIMLQEKDVPKPQIKIIDFGLAQKLEDGVIFKSLCGTPQYIAPEVINYEPLSSATDMWSIGVITYILLSGLSPFQGETDAETLSNVLAGAYEFEERYFSDTSDMAKDFIQQLLVKEPQERMTASECLVHPWIKPLSRKQAAKRSRSSINMKNFRKFNARRKWKTPALLLPQLSYNMVSACNRLCRMRLLCSPRTEGEELRCCESDQEEESSRPVTLLRRRRSSCS
- the SH2D2A gene encoding SH2 domain-containing protein 2A isoform X1; the protein is MLAWLYSHQQLNVLRVKGKRAKRRSHSATRSPRRCSVTWPRRAARRFLPITVLQAAPALPTPRPPGPSGGGSMDDAQPLFITFKGIAEDKERSIQPGHGTTPLQPRSVEQCDARGRGGQGAAECPQPQLPVAPCPVLQGCSQPGEVAASLRARTKLWFEQTQVHRLGATGNLPAWFHGFISRRDTEQMLQDEPLGCFLVRFSESTVGFVLSYRGRERCRHFVLDQLPNGHYVILGEHSAHPELAELLQHYARIPIPPYGELLTVPRGQDKACGVMCTPDSSSPSCKASANHPAYSTTAKRAPGDGQAAESSPEQAPSIPLPLPAKVSSSVATQGPRSPAGSEGAEANSPSTQTHHEAIPVEMLDAKYQQLVRFHTYAEPHEGTALPVEPIPFYAMGWGSSPNPEANIYAEVATARQEPPPRGSTRGPGSMLAPTFPRRQLSRSLSSQGFHRRQLPATPTAGTMQRTRPRPAPEIPPVPMNSALEFDDPVYSPRMSSTKQAAAPENIYEQVPRGHP
- the LOC100857512 gene encoding death-associated protein kinase 2 isoform X2, with amino-acid sequence MGTAMHKAAGSRAPSLRSLIEVFFPAGGGLCLLHWVLPPSAAHSATRPASVSLFAWELRHRCAMAEDGRAASDSPQAVALHARSVEELYELLETLGSGHFGVVRRCRERSTGAFYAAKFVKTRRCRGSRRGLERVQVEQEVAILRDLQHPNIMRLHDLFTCRAEMVLVLELMRGGELFDFIAEKEMLSEEEAIEFLEQILLGVQYLHGRRIAHFDLKPENIMLQEKDVPKPQIKIIDFGLAQKLEDGVIFKSLCGTPQYIAPEVINYEPLSSATDMWSIGVITYILLSGLSPFQGETDAETLSNVLAGAYEFEERYFSDTSDMAKDFIQQLLVKEPQERMTASECLVHPWIKPLSRKQAAKRSRSSINMKNFRKFNARRKWKLSYNMVSACNRLCRMRLLCSPRTEGEELRCCESDQEEESSRPVTLLRRRRSSCS
- the LOC100857512 gene encoding death-associated protein kinase 2 isoform X1 — translated: MGTAMHKAAGSRAPSLRSLIEVFFPAGGGLCLLHWVLPPSAAHSATRPASVSLFAWELRHRCAMAEDGRAASDSPQAVALHARSVEELYELLETLGSGHFGVVRRCRERSTGAFYAAKFVKTRRCRGSRRGLERVQVEQEVAILRDLQHPNIMRLHDLFTCRAEMVLVLELMRGGELFDFIAEKEMLSEEEAIEFLEQILLGVQYLHGRRIAHFDLKPENIMLQEKDVPKPQIKIIDFGLAQKLEDGVIFKSLCGTPQYIAPEVINYEPLSSATDMWSIGVITYILLSGLSPFQGETDAETLSNVLAGAYEFEERYFSDTSDMAKDFIQQLLVKEPQERMTASECLVHPWIKPLSRKQAAKRSRSSINMKNFRKFNARRKWKTPALLLPQLSYNMVSACNRLCRMRLLCSPRTEGEELRCCESDQEEESSRPVTLLRRRRSSCS
- the SH2D2A gene encoding SH2 domain-containing protein 2A isoform X3; protein product: MDDAQPLFITFKGIAEDKERSIQPGHGTTPLQPRSVEQCDARGRGGQGAAECPQPQLPVAPCPVLQGCSQPGEVAASLRARTKLWFEQTQVHRLGATGNLPAWFHGFISRRDTEQMLQDEPLGCFLVRFSESTVGFVLSYRGRERCRHFVLDQLPNGHYVILGEHSAHPELAELLQHYARIPIPPYGELLTVPRGQDKACGVMCTPDSSSPSCKASANHPAYSTTAKRAPGDGQAAESSPEQAPSIPLPLPAKVSSSVATQGPRSPAGSEGAEANSPSTQTHHEAIPVEMLDAKYQQLVRFHTYAEPHEGTALPVEPIPFYAMGWGSSPNPEANIYAEVATARQEPPPRGSTRGPGSMLAPTFPRRQLSRSLSSQGFHRRQLPATPTAGTMQRTRPRPAPEIPPVPMNSALEFDDPVYSPRMSSTKQAAAPENIYEQVPRGHP
- the LOC100857512 gene encoding death-associated protein kinase 2 isoform X3, which codes for MGLTVLGASRAWRGKAQAMAEDGRAASDSPQAVALHARSVEELYELLETLGSGHFGVVRRCRERSTGAFYAAKFVKTRRCRGSRRGLERVQVEQEVAILRDLQHPNIMRLHDLFTCRAEMVLVLELMRGGELFDFIAEKEMLSEEEAIEFLEQILLGVQYLHGRRIAHFDLKPENIMLQEKDVPKPQIKIIDFGLAQKLEDGVIFKSLCGTPQYIAPEVINYEPLSSATDMWSIGVITYILLSGLSPFQGETDAETLSNVLAGAYEFEERYFSDTSDMAKDFIQQLLVKEPQERMTASECLVHPWIKPLSRKQAAKRSRSSINMKNFRKFNARRKWKLSYNMVSACNRLCRMRLLCSPRTEGEELRCCESDQEEESSRPVTLLRRRRSSCS